Below is a window of Etheostoma cragini isolate CJK2018 unplaced genomic scaffold, CSU_Ecrag_1.0 ScbMSFa_4663, whole genome shotgun sequence DNA.
tctctctctctctctgtctctctctctctgtctctctctctctgtctctctctctctctctctcNNNNNNNNNNNNNNNNNNNNNNNNNNNNNNNNNNNNNNNNNNNNNNNNNNNNNNNNNNNNNNNNNNNNNNNNNNNNNNNNNNNNNNNNNNNNNNNNNNNNgtgtgtgtgtgtgtgtgtgtgtgtgtgtgtgtgtgtgtgtgtgtgtgtccatcgtTCACCAACCTTCCAtaatcatttagtttttctatAACCCAAGTAGTGGGATTTAAATCCTCTTCCTGTCCCTGCGTCTTCATAAAAACAGTCGGACAGCGACTGGAGGGGACAACAAGACGTCTTAGAGGGACAACAAGATGTCTTAGGGGGACAGCATGACGTCTTAGAGGGACAGCATGACGTCTTAGAGGGACAACGAGATGTCTTAGACGGACAGCATGACGTCTTAGAGGGACAACGAGATGTCTTAGGGGGACAGCATGACGTCTTAGAGGGACAACGAGACGTCTTAGAGGGACAGCATGACGTCTTAAAGGGACAGCATGACGTCTTAGAGGGACAACGAGACGTCTTAGAGGGACAGCATGACGTCTTAGAGGGACAGCATGACGTCTTAGAGGGACAACAAGACGTCTTAGAGGGACAGCATGACGTCTTAGAGGGACAACGAGACGTCTTAGAGGGACAGCATGACGTCTTAGAGGGACAACAAGATGTCTTAGGGGGACAGCATGACgctttattaaatattaaacataactAGAACAGGGGTTCACCAACAGGTAAGACTGGGGGATTCAAACATATCAAATATGAAGTGATTCAACATATTTATTATAGATCAGGGTGATTGTCTCCTTGACGAAGTGGTAGTAATGTCTTCATATTATCACCATGGTTactgtgtgcttgtgtcctCACAGACATCAGAAGATGAGTGACTCGGAGGACGAAGACTCTGGAGTATACAGCGGTCGGTCTGGGAAGAGGGACCGGTCCAAAGGAGAACCTGTCAGCGATGAACCTGGACCCCCAGACACAGAGTAAGAGACGGTTTTCACCGTAAGCTCGGGACATATTGGACATTAGGACGGATCAATAGCTTCTCTTCTACAGTATGAAAGCTGGGATTGTTTTAAAATCTACTTCATAATAAGGGCTGTCAATAAGGATAAAACATGCTGTGTGATAACATCCAGGGGGGTCACCAGACCTGAGTCCCATCCCCACATGGTCCAGAGCCGTTGTTGTCCCAGGGTCTCTATTGTCCCAAGTTCCAGAGCGTCTGTTGTCCCAGGGTCCAGGGTCTCCGTTGTCTCAAGGTCCAGAGTCTCAATTGTCTCAAGGTCCAGAGTCTCAATTGTCTCAAGGTCCAGAGACTCTTTTTTTCCAAGGTCCAGAGTGTCAATTGTCTAGTTCCAGAGTGTCTGTTGTCCCAAGGTCCAGAGTGTCTGTTGTCCCAAGGTCCAGAGTGTCTGTTGTCCCAAGGTCCAGAGTGTCTGTTGTCCCAAGGTCCAGGGTCTCCGTTGTCCCAAGGTCCAGGGTCTCCGTTGTCCCAAGGTCCAGGGTCTCTGTTGTCCCAAGGTCCAGAGCGTCTGTTGTCCCAAGGTCCAGAGCATCTGTTATCCCAAGGTCCAGAGACTCTTTTGTCCCAAGGTCCAGAGTGTCCGTTNNNNNNNNNNNNNNNNNNNNNNNNNNNNNNNNNNNNNNNNNNNNNNNNNNNNNNNNNNNNNNNNNNNNNNNNNNNNNNNNNNNNNNNNNNNNNNNNNNNNTTATGTCCCGTTATtgtcatttaacccttgtgttgtcctcccggtcaaaactaaaaatcaacttttttttggatgttttatcactttttggatgcttttttcGACGTGTTTGAGATTCTGTTTTTGCTTAAAACAGAAGATTATCCCGGTGACCAACGGGAGatgttcgtccaatcagctgcagccatcGCAGTTGTAGTTCATTGTGACACAGATGTGAGTTGTTAATCTTGTGTGTGTCGTTTTGACATAATGAACCTAGTTCTGTGCCAGAGGTGTGTAATCAGGCCGGCAACAAACGCACCGAGGGTCCCTGAACGCACCGAGGGTCCCTGAACGCACCGAGGGTCCCTGAACACACCGAGGGTCCCTGAACACACCGAGGGTCCCTGAACGCACCGATGGTCCCTGAATGCACCGAGGGCCCCTGAACGCACCGAGGGTCCCTGAACGCACCGAGGGTCCCTGAACGCACCGATGGTCCCTGAACGCACCGATGGTCCCTGAACGCACCAAGGGGCCCTGAACGCACCGAAAGTCCCTGAATGCACCGATGGTCCTTGAATGCACCGAGGATCCCTGAACGCACTGAGGGTCCCTGAATGCATCGAGGGTCCCTGAACGCACCGAGGGTCCCTGAACGCATCACTCACCAGCCTCCCGGCAGGGAGGGGGTTCTGCTGGAGGCAGCGCGGCCCGGGGTCGGggggggaggagaaggagcGCAGCCTCCGGGTCTCTGGACGCCTCGGCTCCGACAGGTAGGTCTCCAGAGGGAAAacactgccccccccctccggacgggggagggaggggggagggggggaggagaggctgaaggctgaggaggaggaagagagagtcACAATCACTGCagttactacacacacacacacacacacacacacacacacatatacacacacacacacacagacacacacacacacacacacacactcccatctGTTAATGGTGAACCTGACGTAGCGTTGTGCACTTTAACAGATTAGAGCCGAGAGAGAGATTACAGATTTCCTGACTACTAAACCAAAAACACTGcgtcctacatttcccataatgcacttGGCCAGTGTCTGTCAGAGACCAGGTATAAGAATCTCAACTTGTTCAATCATCAGGACGAAGGACAGTTCGCTGAGGTTTAGACTGCTAGTAACATGATCAAAAGATGGAGGTGTCTTCCTCCAACCCCTCCCACCTGAGAGTTTCTGTCTTCAAATGTAAAGCAGACCACGTTGGTCTGCTgatgaatgctgattggttggtgaagacagagagagacagacagagacatgttttgtctttttcgacacttttgttgcttttccaccaacgtttttgttttttttgcacgtttttcaaccttttcccaatttttttgtaactttaagATTCTTTtataacaaagtgaaaaaactaTGAAAGTGAATAAAACTGATTTCTTTAGACCAGGACACcaaatctgacccgaggacaacccAGATGGTTTCTaatctcccagaatgcatctgtgcaGCAGTGAGAGCATCATGAAGCTCTCTCTAGGCTTACTGTGGTCCAGCGGGCCGCCGGGCCTGGACCCCCGGTCCCTGGACCCCCGGTCCCTGGACCCCCGGCCCGTGTCTCCGTCCAGGCTGCAGGACGCCCGCCGTCCCGTCCGTCTCTGCAGCAGCTCCCTCCGCTTCCTGTCGGACACAGGAAGCAGCTGGACGTGCAGGACGCCGCAGGGCTCCGAGCGCTGCCGCAGCGCCCGTCTGTCCTCATCCGTCTGCTTCCTGTCCGCCTGCTTCCTGTCCGCCTGCTGCTTCCTGTCCGTCTGCTTCCTGTCCGTCTGCTGCAACAATACGATACAatacgtacagtatatatgtatatatattattaacgttaatatttttatgttaacgTCTCTAATTTTGATggatgatgaagatggatggagttaatttttttaattaaaatatttagtttttaattaattattaaagtttGGTCCGAGTGGCATAGCTAGctaatttaattcatttaattattaatttatatatcaaatattacaaataaagtatttatttatttattttattttttattaataatttttaataataattgtaattttgtagttatttatttatttatatattttaatttttaatagtagttttcatttttttattagttatttaattTTGGTACGTGTTCCGAGTGGCGTAGCTAgctgatttaatttatttaatttatgtaatttatttaatttatttaattaataaattattatattatatacaatatattataaattaaaatatttttttttttacatttttaaatttttaataataattttaatttttttattagttatttacTTTCGGTACGTGGTCCGAGTTGCGTAGCTCGctgatttaattaatttaatttaattaaagctGAAAGACGCTTACGTCGTGTCTCCACCCCCCCGCTCCGTCCTGCTCCGGGATCCAGGACACGGACCTCCTCCTGTCCCTCCCTCCGCCCGTCGCCGtcctcttcctgtctttcttcttctcttcctccaagTGGGATTCTGACTTCCTGCGTTCCTTCTTCCTTCCGCGCTCGCTCTTCTTCTGCGCCGTCTTCCCGTCGTCCTGCGTCCGTCTGTccgtctcctcctcttcctcgtcttcctctccTCCGTACGGCTcgctcttcctcctctccgTCCACCTCTTCATCATCAGGCCGCTCAGACGCTTCATCCCTCCATCGTCTCCCTGACCCGGTGTCAGAGATCTGATGTAAAGAATTATTAGGAACtctgttctgattggctgctggaaCCCAAACAACccggagaggaagaggaggaagaggaggaagaggaggaagagaaggaagaggaggaaaatgagaagaaggagaaaaaatgtcttcaaactGCTTCTAAAAACAGGAAAGTAGAATCCAGTTCAGCCCGATAGAGAGACAGGaagttaaaaaggcagagtCCTCGGAGATTATGGTCCCGggtgagtctctctctctctctctcgctctctctctctctctctcgctctctctcccccctttctctctctctctctctaatgtGTTTCTCTGGGTTTATTTAAGGACAAAGGGATTTAATATCACATCTCTGTTTATgtcagagaaacacacacatcagagacacacacacacacacacagacacgcacacacacacacgcacacacatagacacacacacacagacacgcacacacacacacacacacacagacacgcacacacacacacacacatcagagacacacacacagacacacacacacacgcacagagactcacacacacacagacacgcacacacacacacacacacacataagagacacacacacaaagacacacacacacgcacagagactcacacacacacacacagatctagTTCTAGTGTACGGAGACAGAGGAGTCGTTGCAGAATGAAAACAGAAACCGGAGGGATTTGAACTCTCAACCTTCAGCTCTCCTCAACCAGCTGAGCCGTGACGCTGTGACATCACAACGTCACAGCTCTGAGTCCTCGGTTCAAGTCTGAGTCAACATGTTGACCCAGAGATTAGTCTGAGTCAGGTAGTTATTGCTTACAAcctgcacataaacacaaacaaaaatacacaaatacacacacacacacacacacacacaNNNNNNNNNNNNNNNNNNNNNNNNNNNNNNNNNNNNNNNNNNNNNNNNNNNNNNNNNNNNNNNNNNNNNNNNNNNNNNNNNNNNNNNNNNNNNNNNNNNNtatagaccttaggggtccaTAATACTGGATCTAAagtcatattaatgttaacaaaCCTAATAAAGGGAAATCTTCATTTCATGGACCCTGTAAAATGTCCTGATGTGTCTTCAGGTgagacaacaacatcaacaatcGAGGAACATCCAGGTCCCTTCCACCTGTAAACTCATCAAAGATCAAAGTTACTCTGTCCAATGTCCTCAGGCCGTTAAAATACAGCCGACGGtgagcttttcaaaataaaagtctttgtTAGTGCTGTAGCGATGCATCCTTTAACTTTGGTCCCTTTGGTTTCTCAGAGAGCAGAATTTGACCTGGAGTTCGGACCCAACTACCACCCGACGTTTGAGATCCGCCTGCCCATCAACACCCCAGAAGTGACTTTAAGAGTCCAGGACAAAGAGGACCAGAGCATCTGGGAGCACGACGTGGAACTGATTGGTAAAGTCTGAGCCTCCTGATACAACAGAAGAAAATAGAGATGATCGGGTCTTTTCTAGTTAAAGGACACTTCTGGAGCAAAATAAACCTTGGGGTTAATAATCTCTAGCTTTCAGGGCAGAGggcagatttattttgtttattctgTAGCTGCTCTTCCTGTGAGACATCGCTGACATCACTGCTTCCTGTaagatctgattggctgctttaAAACTAGGTCTCCATTTCCATAAACAGAGAACAGGTTGGTATAAAACTAGGGATCACAAAACCGTCATATATCGAGGTCTCCCTTCTGGTTCCTGATTACTTCTTAAAGGAGAACACAAACTAACAAGAAGTCTGTTCTCCGGTTATCTTCCAGCTCCAAAACCCAAAATCCCAACAGTGGACAGGGTCCCGGCAGAGGACAGTGGCCCAGGAGAGGACGGAGTCCCGGCAGATCTTTCAGGTCTTTGCTAAATCAGCTTTAACACAACGTTCCTGTTGGTTCCTGACAGGGCTGCACGAGATTAGAAAATATCTACTTGTGATTATTATgattgatattgcaatatgaataTTGGAGGAAATGATCGTTTTTGCATaaatctcattttcattgaaatatagacataaaaaaggtttttacaaCGATATGTACCAAACAATAGTTGGTATATAGGGGTAGAACCATCATAACCCCCTAATAGTTGGTATATAGGGGTAGAACNNNNNNNNNNNNNNNNNNNNNNNNNNNNNNNNNNNNNNNNNNNNNNNNNNNNNNNNNNNNNNNNNNNNNNNNNNNNNNNNNNNNNNNNNNNNNNNNNNNNGGGAAATGCGTAATATCGCCATAAGcatcggtcaggctctaattCGTATGTGTCCACTCATGGTGCTTGTTGTTTTCATTGAGTTTTAAGGAAAGACGTTAAGTGGTACACTGTCATGATGGTCCTTTGAATTGCTGTGCTTTTTAATTCCTAAAAAAATCTAATGCTTTATGTGGTATAAAACTTTATAATCAAAAGTCAGTAAACTGACCTTagagtctccagtctacagtGTGGACTCTGCAGTCCAGCAGATAGAAGCTTTACTGCTGAATCCTGAAGCTTGTTGagactcaggtccagctctctaagatgggaggggttggacttcagagctgaggcCACAACTTCACAATGAGTCTTTGAGAGATGACAGCCAGGAAGTCtgtcaaaacacaaatattacaaaatggTATTATTTAGGAGGACAGTTCATATTTACTTCATGCATTTGATGTCCAACAGTTTCATATTTCCCATAAAATCTGGACTTACTGAGCATTTCTGCAGTTCATCACAGCTGGAATCAGTCTCAGTTTTCCCTCCAAGGATGTGTTGTACTTCTTCAGGTCCAACTCATCCAGAACCTCCTCTGACATATGCAGCATGTAGGCCAGAGCTGAGCAGTGGATCACAGAGAGTTTCTTCTCTGACCTGTTCTCTGACTTCAGGAATTCTTGGATCTCCTGATGGACTGAGTGGTCCTTCATCTCTGTCAGACAGTGGAAGATGTTGATGCTTCGGTCAGGAGAGGTATTTGtcttcttcatctccttcaGGTTGTTGATGGCTCTCTGGATGATTTCTGGACTGTTGTCTGTCTGACCCAGCAGGCCTCCTAAGAGTCTCTGGTTGGACTCCAGAGAGAGGCCATGAAGGAAGCGGACAAACAGGTCCAGGTGGCCATTTTTACTCCTCAGGGATTTCTCCATGGCTCTCTTCAGGAAGACATCCAGGGATGGGTCATTTTCCCTGTCACGATCCATGGGTTGGGAATGGACACTGGCCCTCTCATCATCAGTAGCATCTTCTTTATCCATGGGTTGGGAATGGACACTGGCCCTCTCATCATAGGTAGCATCTTCTTTATCCATGGGTTGGGAATGGATATTGTTCCAGTCATCATCAGTCCCATCATCTTCATCCACAGACTGGGAATGTTCTATGTCCCTGTCATCATCCTCCAGAGATATATCAATGCTCTTGTTTTTCCAGTCTTCTCCCAGGAAGTCCTTGAGTACCTGTGTGTTCCTGTTGGTGTAACAGTGGAACAGGTAGACTGCAGCCAGAAACTCCTGAATGCTCAGATGAACGAAGCAGTAGAATTGTTTCTGCAAGATCCCACTCTCTGTTTTGAAGATCTGTGTACAGACTCCTGAGTACAGCGAGGCCTCTGTGACATCCAGACCACAGCGCTCCAGGTCTTCTTGGTAGAACATGATGTTTCCTTTCTCCAGCTGTTCAAACGCCAGCCTCCCCAGCTTCAGAAGAACTTCCCTGTCGGCCTCCATCAGCTCCTGTGGACTCGTCTCATGTCCCTCGGCATACTTGAgattctttctctttgtctgaaCCAGCAGGAAGTGGGAGTACATGTCAGTCAGGGTCTTGGGCAGCTCTCCTCTCTGGTCTGTAGTCAACATGAGGTCCAGGactgtagcagtgatccagcagaagactgggaTCAGACACATGATGTGGAGGCTCCTGGAGGTcttgatgtgggagatgatACTGCTGGACAACTCTTCATCACTGACTCTCTTCCTGAAGTACTCCTCCTTCTGGGCATCAGTGAAGCCTCGTACTTCTGTTACCCTGTCAACATACGCAGgagggatctgattggctgctgcaggtcagGAAGTTATCCAGACGAGAGCCGAGGGAAGCAGCTTCCCCTGGATGAGGTTTGTCAACAGCAGGTTGACTGAGGACTTGTGTGTGACATCAGGAACAGCCTTCTTCTTGTTGAAATCCAGTGAAAGTCTGCTTTCATCCAGGCCGTCAAAGATGAAGAGAAGTCTGGAGGCAGCGAGCTGGTCTGCTGGGACCTCCTGTAATGTTGGATGGAAAACACGGAGCAGCTCCAGAAGACTGTACTGCTCATCTTTGATCAGGTTCAGCTCCCTGAAGGAAAGAGGAATCACCAGATCGACATCTTGGTTCTCCAACCCCTCGGCCCAGTCCAGACAGAACTTCTGCACTGAGAAGGTTTTTCCAACGCCAGCGACGCCGATCATCAGAACGACTCTGATGGGTTTCTGTTGGCCAGGTGAGGCTTTAAAGATGTTGCTGCACTTGATTTGAGAGTCATGGAGGGTCTCCATCTTGGAAGATGTCTCCAGCTGCCTCACCTCATGTTGGGTATTAACCTCCTCTCTCAGTTCGTCTGTGAGGTAGAGCACAGTATAGATCCTGCTGAGGGGGGTTCCGCTTCCTGTTTCATCGGGTCCCTCAGTTACTCGTTCACATTTCTCCTTCACAAGGCTCTgatgttcacatttaacaatGAGCACTgtgagaaaatacaaaaagtagATTCATTAATAGTGATGGTTTTCATTATTGAACTTAATATACTCACAAGAGGACACAAACTCAAGCTACATAAAGTAAAACAGAGCAATGACCCCAGAGTCTCCCGAGAGGAATGAACTATGGACACAGAGACGGCTCAACCAAATAACATTATCCGGGGTGCATTGACAATAAATCTTCATTGTGGAAAGACCTGCAAGAACAAAAGGGGGCTTAAGATACACCAAAGCCAGACCAACTGTGGAAAAGAGGGTCACGGGAGCACCCACAGTGGTAGCACCTGGTGAGATGCAGGAGAACTCCAGGCAGGAAGCACCCTACACCACTAGAGATCTCTCACCACCTGTGTCACCTCAAGACCTCAGGAGGGACCAACATGATGCCAACCCCAGCCTGCGAGGAAACAAATCAAATGGCCCTAGatggacaaaaacaaagggTGGTACCAACCAGACCAAGAGCTTGACAAAGTGCTAGAAACAACACTAGCAGGGATGGCTGAGCAGAAAGTCAATACTCTCACAATAAAAACCTACATCCTGGCAAGGGAGCGTTTTGGAATTGAGGAGAAGAAAGTCAACATCAAGCCTGCATGGAGGACTTATCAGACAACATCATCAGACAGATGTAAAGTCTTACTTGATCTGGATGTTTCTCCACACAGTGGACAGCATGAGTCTCCTGAGGAAAACTGGTTGATGCACTGTCTGCAGAACCAGTGTCCACAGCTGTTAGAGACTGGATCCTTCAGGACGTCCTGACACAAAGCACAGCAGGACGGCTGCTCCTCCTCAGAGACATCagtcctcttctctctgtcaacacaaagatattcatttttttaaatgaaaaccttttATAAGTTATTGTAACAAAACATTGTAGCAACAATGTCTATAAAATCAGGAAATCAGTCTAATCAGGGAGCAGAAAGCTGCCAGCTGCTGTTTTGGTTCATGAATTGCAAAATGTCAGGATTAAGGGGACTATAGATCAAGAGGTGTGGTTATCAAtaaacactctctctcacatcaCTGTTTGAAGCCAAAGACTGTCCAAAATATGGATGTAGTCTCCGAGTGGAGCTGAGGTGGGCTAAAGAAAACAAGTGTCTGGGGAAATGAAGAATCCAGAAGTTGCAGATGTAGGTGGAGTAGCTCAGAAAGATTAAGGCAGTGACGAGACCCCACTGATGGACAGCCGTACGACGTGAGACCAGCAACGGAAACCGATGGAACCAGGTGACAACAGAGGGGAACCTGGGACAGCAGACTATTGAATCTGGGAAACCCATAGCTCTGGAACGTGAGGCAACATAGGCTGTGGTAGCTGGGACATcaatcaacaggtttttggtgTTCAATTAGATGCACAAACCCAAAAGAAACAAGCCTGGGTTTCCTCAAACTCCCATCTCAGAACGAAAACCCAAAGAGGAGAATATTGTGGATTTGTGCAATTTAAACGTGCCCCACTAGTGGAATAACGTCACATTGACCACTGACACTGAACCAACCACCCGTGTAACTAACT
It encodes the following:
- the LOC117941254 gene encoding NLR family CARD domain-containing protein 3-like — protein: MLYFTPKLLTESGKTSYSLRSPRLINYIPQVQVSRSREKRTDVSEEEQPSCCALCQDVLKDPVSNSCGHWFCRQCINQFSSGDSCCPLCGETSRSMLIVKCEHQSLVKEKCERVTEGPDETGSGTPLSRIYTVLYLTDELREEVNTQHEVRQLETSSKMETLHDSQIKCSNIFKASPGQQKPIRVVLMIGVAGVGKTFSVQKFCLDWAEGLENQDVDLVIPLSFRELNLIKDEQYSLLELLRVFHPTLQEVPADQLAASRLLFIFDGLDESRLSLDFNKKKAVPDVTHKSSVNLLLTNLIQGKLLPSALVWITS